Proteins found in one Etheostoma spectabile isolate EspeVRDwgs_2016 chromosome 14, UIUC_Espe_1.0, whole genome shotgun sequence genomic segment:
- the rnf19b gene encoding E3 ubiquitin-protein ligase RNF19B, protein MGSEKDSESPHSSVSGVPNPKCRAAGKRQGRISFHSLFHSKRGARGPKGAAAPPSSHHHQHHHTQQQLLSSALSSAPAAASATPTTTTTDTTTLQDAASSTPSKPLSSSQPSLAGAPSSGEATLLECPLCLVRQPAEQLPELLGCSHRSCLCCLRQYLRIEITESRVQLSCPECAERLAPRQVADILDDALLLEKYEEFLLRRCLASDPDCRWCPAPDCGFAVIASGCASCPRLVCRREGCGAEFCYHCKQAWHPNQTCDSARQQRAQSLHTHSSHSPSYTQEQGPADDIKPCPRCGAYIIKMNDGSCNHMTCAVCGCEFCWLCMKEISDLHYLSPSGCTFWGKKPWSRKKKILWQLGTLIGAPVGITLIAGIAVPAMVIGIPVYVGRKIYAHYELKKASRHRRNLAITGGVALSIITAPVIAAVSVGIGVPIMLAYVYGVVPISLCRGRGCGVSRGKGRGVRIDFDDDDGPITVADAWRALKSPSLGESSLDGAVSGLSTTSPSEGLSMAPGTLGDTPHFNTLAGGTLGTRSGKYSRLEVQAGELARESAPRDTGSLGAGSDCASTRGMAGSIISSYTLPDREGTNLEIQVDIETKPSHLCLTSEEDLTPPPGSAAMATVTGVEEPQDCSSRRGGALSGSVSGLSPGVSIRDGLRDVTLAQPESIRSDLEMSDTQSDDIAELTSDDCDSPHPKSCHLAAGQQPPSCRALNPSEGLHCPAESNIILYV, encoded by the exons ATGGGATCAGAAAAAGACTCAGAGTCGCCTCACTCCTCGGTGAGTGGTGTCCCCAACCCTAAGTGCCGTGCAGCAGGCAAACGCCAGGGCCGCATCTCCTTTCACAGCCTCTTCCACAGCAAACGGGGAGCCAGGGGCCCCAAAGGAGCAGCCGCCCCCCCTTCATCCCACCATCACCAacatcaccacacacaacaacagctTCTCTCTTCAGCCTTGAGCTCAGCACCCGCTGCAGCGTCTGCTACGCCCACAACAACCACCACAGACACCACTACCCTCCAGGACGCTGCCTCCAGCACGCCCTCAAAGCCGCTCTCCTCCAGCCAGCCGTCCTTGGCCGGAGCCCCTTCCTCTGGGGAGGCCACCCTCCTGGAATGCCCTCTGTGCCTGGTGCGCCAGCCCGCCGAACAGCTTCCCGAGCTGCTGGGGTGCAGCCACCGCTCCTGCCTCTGCTGCCTGCGGCAGTACCTCCGCATCGAAATCACAGAGAGTCGAGTCCAGCTCAGCTGCCCCGAGTGTGCCGAAAGACTGGCCCCGCGACAGGTGGCAGACATCTTGGATGACGCACTTCTGCTGGAAAAGTATGAGGAGTTCCTGCTGCGGAGGTGCCTCGCCTCTGATCCAGACTGCCGATGGTGCCCTGCGCCGGACTGCGG GTTTGCCGTCATCGCCTCGGGCTGTGCCAGCTGTCCCAGGTTGGTGTGTCGCAGAGAGGGATGTGGTGCCGAGTTCTGCTACCACTGCAAACAGGCCTGGCATCCCAACCAGACCTGCGACTCGGCCCGCCAGCAGAGGGCGCAATCTCTGCACACCCACAGCAGCCACTCACCCAGCTATACACAGGAGCAGGGACCCG CTGATGACATCAAGCCCTGCCCTCGCTGTGGTGCCTACATCATCAAGATGAATGACGGCAGCTGCAATCACATGACCTGCGCCGTCTGCGGCTGCGAGTTCTGCTGGCTCTGCATGAAGGAGATCTCCGACCTGCACTACCTCAG TCCATCTGGCTGCACATTCTGGGGGAAGAAGCCTTggagcaggaagaagaagatTTTGTGGCAGCTGGGTACCCTGATCGGAGCTCCAGTCGGCATCACCCTCATCGCAGGCATCGCTGTTCCCGCCATGGTCATCGGCATCCCGGTTTACGTCGGCCGCAAG ATCTACGCCCACTACGAGCTGAAGAAGGCATCTCGTCACAGGAGGAACCTGGCCATCACAGGAGGCGTGGCCCTGTCAATCATCACCGCCCCTGTCATCGCAGCCGTCAGCGTCG gTATCGGTGTGCCCATTATGTTGGCCTACGTGTACGGCGTGGTGCCCATTTCTCTGTGTCGAGGGCGAGGCTGTGGTGTCAGCCGAGGGAAGGGGCGGGGGGTACGCATTGACTTCGATGATGACGATGGTCCAATCACAG TGGCGGATGCGTGGCGAGCCCTCAAGTCCCCGAGCCTCGGTGAGAGCAGTCTGGACGGGGCGGTCAGCGGTCTGAGCACCACCTCCCCCAGCGAGGGCCTCTCCATGGCCCCTGGGACTCTGGGTGACACACCCCACTTTAACACCCTGGCAGGCGGCACTCTGGGAACCCGCAGCGGCAAGTACAGCAG GCTGGAGGTGCAGGCGGGCGAGCTGGCTAGAGAATCAGCCCCGAGGGACACAGGCAGCCTGGGAGCCGGCAGCGACTGTGCCAGCACCCGGGGAATGGCCGGATCCATCATCTCGTCCTACACACTACCTGACAG GGAGGGCACCAACCTGGAGATCCAGGTGGACATTGAGACCAAACCCAGCCATCTCTGCCTGACCAGCGAAGAGGACCTAACCCCGCCCCCTGGCTCTGCTGCCATGGCGACCGTCACAGGCGTGGAGGAACCTCAGGACTGCAGCTCCAGAAGAGGCGGGGCTTTGTCTGGCTCGGTGTCGGGACTGTCGCCGGGAGTGTCAATCAGAGACGGACTCAGAGACGTCACCCTGGCTCAACCGGAGAGCATCCGCAGTGACCTGGAGATGTCGGACACTCAATCAGACGACATCGCCGAGCTGACGTCAGACGACTGTGACTCCCCTCACCCGAAAAGCTGCCACCTGGCGGCCGGCCAGCAGCCCCCCTCCTGCCGAGCCCTGAACCCCTCCGAAGGCCTTCACTGTCCCGCTGAGAGCAACATCATCCTCTACGTCTGA